A window from Candidatus Aminicenantes bacterium encodes these proteins:
- a CDS encoding PKD domain-containing protein, with product MMLRGRGSRVTEEVGVKKAIAALILVAFLACGLAAAEIVVQPGGTLWGGTSVRLSTDLPVLNQQGLSLTWNLGDSSPPQTGLEVEHVYKDPGTYEVRCTMSSGEELTRTLQIQERRTIHVHPVSPQVGEAVQFQAQHFGHSQIRWDFGDGTIQTAGSPVTHTYANPGAVTVKAYDFNGQSTIAVEAGFTVMADIRMIEVTGGPPRAHFPLQFEARNFGAGSLQWNFGDGDSTTGGATIQHVYNNPGTYTVSVQIAGAGNPKTLVVNVAPDPRRVNADSATPGLYETVTLRAEGFSPGNLAWDFGDGETQTAGQQVTHAYSRLGQFQVSVKAAGSSEPPVSIQVQVNQDRRRIQVQPAQVKVGDTANIQATNVEANSVEWQIGDQTLSGRPKTITHRFLDPGNVPVTCRINGQAPLTTQVNVRDHRRIQYAPETVFAGAEVNLHLQNGIGPNVRWEFSDGETRNAGLKLQRPFPRVGMVEVKAFDANGDAKAPVSQRIQVLAENRSLESQYQRHFVGTEVQLEARNFKDNMVEWDFGDGTRRMGSTRMSHKYNAPGNFRVKAVDFRGRDGKSIESQIVVASEQRSIHAPQRIRAGDPVNLELKGVQGGQFQWNLGPAGRKSGIMVHNAAFPSPGRIDVQVMDNTSTYPPFSATLVVQPDNRALKAPKFALPGEEIVLNAENFDGPKVAWDFGDGKQTLQTGTQVSHSFAEKGEFRITARDQAGDSTKLFAGTVRVVELVPGFVLQGMELVFSSGKAYMVVPRKSRPPAYALRLTSSGRGILRGQWKLDDQVMGLFSMVLQDGRVAAPDPQDMPNLPALDVGMHELTVEFTNYRFSGRIPRLRYFVSSGGAILLLSPEVGSKIPASDAAKLAWKPIRQATVYEIAVSEAPFQFLEDRQIEWKAATDHDHHVLDMMIFKDAGWIYWMVRGLNDSGRVLTTSEIGSFRQR from the coding sequence ATGATGTTGCGCGGGAGGGGATCCCGGGTAACCGAGGAGGTTGGCGTGAAAAAAGCAATTGCTGCTTTAATTCTGGTGGCCTTTCTGGCGTGTGGCCTTGCCGCGGCGGAAATCGTGGTGCAGCCTGGAGGCACACTCTGGGGGGGCACCAGCGTTCGTCTGAGTACTGATTTGCCTGTGCTTAACCAGCAGGGTTTGAGTTTAACCTGGAATCTGGGAGATTCCTCGCCCCCGCAAACGGGATTAGAGGTGGAACATGTATACAAGGACCCGGGAACCTACGAGGTGAGATGCACGATGTCCAGCGGTGAAGAACTGACCCGTACGCTGCAGATTCAAGAGCGCCGGACCATTCACGTTCACCCCGTCTCACCCCAGGTTGGAGAAGCGGTTCAATTTCAGGCCCAGCACTTCGGCCATTCCCAGATCCGCTGGGATTTTGGTGACGGCACGATCCAGACTGCGGGCAGTCCCGTCACCCACACATACGCTAATCCCGGTGCCGTTACCGTAAAAGCGTATGATTTCAACGGCCAATCCACGATTGCCGTGGAAGCCGGTTTCACCGTGATGGCGGATATACGCATGATTGAAGTGACCGGTGGTCCACCCAGGGCCCATTTTCCACTGCAATTCGAGGCCAGGAACTTCGGAGCGGGTTCCCTGCAATGGAATTTCGGCGATGGGGATTCCACTACCGGCGGCGCCACTATCCAGCATGTGTACAACAATCCGGGAACCTATACCGTATCCGTCCAGATCGCCGGCGCGGGTAATCCCAAAACCCTGGTTGTAAACGTGGCACCGGATCCCCGGCGTGTAAACGCGGATTCAGCGACACCGGGATTGTATGAAACCGTGACCCTGCGTGCGGAGGGCTTTTCCCCGGGCAACCTGGCCTGGGATTTCGGTGACGGCGAAACCCAAACCGCCGGGCAGCAGGTAACCCACGCCTATTCAAGGCTGGGGCAATTCCAGGTTTCGGTAAAAGCAGCCGGATCGAGCGAGCCGCCGGTTTCGATTCAGGTACAGGTAAACCAGGACCGCCGCCGCATCCAGGTTCAGCCTGCCCAGGTAAAGGTCGGTGACACCGCAAATATTCAGGCAACCAATGTCGAAGCCAACTCGGTGGAATGGCAGATCGGAGATCAAACCCTTTCCGGGCGTCCCAAAACTATTACGCACCGATTCCTGGACCCGGGGAATGTGCCTGTCACCTGCCGGATCAACGGCCAAGCTCCGCTCACCACCCAGGTTAATGTGCGAGATCATCGCCGCATCCAATATGCTCCGGAAACTGTTTTTGCCGGAGCGGAAGTGAACCTGCATTTGCAGAATGGCATCGGACCCAATGTGCGTTGGGAGTTCAGTGATGGGGAGACCCGCAACGCCGGGCTTAAGCTGCAAAGGCCCTTCCCCAGGGTGGGAATGGTTGAGGTCAAGGCATTTGACGCGAACGGCGATGCCAAAGCCCCGGTTTCGCAGCGAATCCAGGTGTTGGCGGAAAACCGATCACTGGAAAGCCAATACCAACGTCACTTCGTGGGTACGGAAGTTCAGCTGGAAGCGCGGAATTTCAAAGACAACATGGTGGAGTGGGATTTCGGCGACGGCACACGGCGCATGGGCTCCACGCGCATGTCACACAAGTACAATGCTCCGGGAAACTTCCGCGTGAAGGCCGTGGATTTCCGCGGCCGCGATGGAAAGAGCATTGAGAGTCAGATTGTGGTCGCCAGTGAACAGCGCAGCATTCATGCGCCGCAACGCATCCGGGCCGGTGACCCGGTAAATCTCGAATTGAAGGGAGTACAGGGCGGTCAATTTCAGTGGAACCTGGGTCCGGCGGGACGGAAATCCGGCATCATGGTTCACAATGCAGCCTTTCCCTCTCCAGGTAGGATTGACGTTCAGGTCATGGATAACACCAGCACATATCCTCCTTTTTCAGCCACTCTCGTGGTGCAGCCGGACAACCGCGCCTTGAAGGCGCCGAAATTCGCCCTGCCCGGGGAAGAGATTGTCCTTAATGCCGAGAATTTCGACGGACCCAAAGTGGCCTGGGATTTCGGTGATGGAAAGCAGACTTTGCAAACGGGAACCCAGGTCAGTCATTCTTTTGCGGAAAAGGGAGAGTTCAGGATAACGGCCCGCGACCAGGCCGGAGACTCCACCAAATTGTTCGCCGGTACGGTTCGGGTGGTGGAGTTGGTGCCGGGTTTTGTATTGCAAGGCATGGAACTGGTTTTTTCCTCCGGCAAGGCGTACATGGTGGTGCCGCGCAAGAGCCGGCCCCCGGCCTATGCTCTGCGCCTCACGTCCAGCGGCAGGGGAATCCTGAGAGGGCAATGGAAACTGGATGACCAGGTAATGGGTTTGTTTTCCATGGTTTTGCAAGACGGCCGTGTGGCCGCACCGGACCCGCAAGACATGCCGAATTTGCCCGCACTGGATGTCGGCATGCACGAGCTGACCGTGGAGTTTACCAACTATCGTTTCAGCGGTAGAATACCCCGGTTGCGCTACTTTGTCAGTTCCGGCGGCGCCATTCTCTTGCTGAGCCCGGAAGTGGGGTCCAAAATTCCGGCTTCTGATGCGGCAAAACTGGCATGGAAACCGATTCGCCAGGCCACTGTTTACGAAATCGCCGTATCGGAAGCGCCATTTCAGTTCCTGGAGGATCGCCAGATTGAATGGAAAGCGGCGACGGATCATGATCATCATGTCCTGGACATGATGATTTTCAAGGATGCCGGCTGGATCTACTGGATGGTGCGCGGTCTGAACGATTCGGGCCGGGTTTTGACCACTTCCGAGATCGGTTCTTTCCGTCAGCGCTGA